A single region of the Candidatus Protochlamydia amoebophila UWE25 genome encodes:
- the rplK gene encoding 50S ribosomal protein L11 has protein sequence MSKKVVKVIKLQIPAGKANPAPPIGPALGAAGVNIMAFCKEFNAKTQAMAGDVLPTLITVYHDKSFSFITKKPPVAELLKKAKGIAKGSGVPNRDKVAKITRSEARKIAEEKIQDMNAADLEMATNIVLGTARSMGIDLIKE, from the coding sequence ATGTCAAAAAAAGTTGTTAAGGTGATCAAGCTGCAGATTCCTGCAGGGAAAGCCAATCCAGCTCCTCCAATCGGACCAGCATTGGGAGCAGCGGGTGTAAACATCATGGCTTTTTGTAAGGAATTTAATGCGAAAACACAAGCGATGGCGGGGGATGTACTTCCTACACTCATCACTGTGTATCATGATAAGTCGTTTTCATTTATAACTAAAAAGCCCCCTGTTGCCGAATTGCTTAAAAAAGCAAAAGGAATAGCGAAAGGTTCAGGCGTTCCAAACCGAGATAAAGTTGCAAAAATTACACGTTCAGAAGCGCGCAAAATTGCTGAAGAAAAAATTCAGGATATGAACGCTGCAGATTTGGAAATGGCAACTAATATTGTTTTGGGAACAGCTCGTTCCATGGGAATTGATCTCATAAAAGAGTAG
- a CDS encoding SufE family protein, with protein MFQTCLNKQSQIKELFSTCSTPEDRYQKIIEFGRQQANLTDLEKVPTNLVKGCQSQMYLSSSLVNGQIFFRAESDALISAGLAALLVKVYSGETPETVLKCPPTYLDELGISASLTPSRANGLYSMHLRMKQDALKWLINVEKTIG; from the coding sequence ATGTTCCAGACCTGTTTAAATAAACAAAGCCAAATTAAAGAACTATTCTCCACTTGTTCAACACCAGAAGATCGTTATCAAAAAATTATTGAATTCGGGCGTCAACAAGCCAATTTAACAGACTTGGAGAAAGTTCCTACAAATCTTGTTAAAGGCTGCCAAAGTCAAATGTATTTATCATCTTCGCTGGTCAATGGGCAAATTTTTTTTCGAGCAGAGTCTGATGCTTTAATTTCCGCGGGGTTAGCTGCCTTACTTGTAAAGGTCTATAGTGGGGAAACACCTGAGACAGTATTAAAGTGTCCTCCTACTTATTTAGACGAATTAGGAATTAGTGCAAGTTTGACTCCAAGTCGCGCTAATGGCCTTTATAGCATGCACCTTCGCATGAAACAAGATGCTTTAAAATGGTTAATAAATGTTGAAAAAACTATTGGTTAA
- the rpoB gene encoding DNA-directed RNA polymerase subunit beta — protein sequence MLQRPPHRESFNDKEEIIDLPNLIEIQIKSYNQFLQADKFPDERENIGLQEVFTEIFPIKSYDEKTILEFLSYNLGVPKYNPEECIRRGITYNVTLKVKFRLTDETGIKEEEVYMGTIPVMTDKGTFIVNGAERVVVSQLHRSPGICFEQERHSRGNVIYSFRIIPYRGSWLEGAFDTNDLIHIYIDRKKRRRKILATTFIRALGYSSNSDIIEEFFTTRKYKIKNEKEFAKLVGKILAQDVVDEESGLVFGKASEKLTTAMLKRIVDAGIDVIRIAEDADETSPVIKMLAKDPTDSYESALKDFYRKIRPGEPATLSNARSAIMRLFFDPKRYNLGRVGRYKLNSKLGCEINDEKLQTVTLDKEDVIGALKYLIMLKSGSEEASIDDIDHLGNRRVRSVGELIQNQCRIGLARMEKIIRERMNLFDFSSDTLTPGKIVSAKGLSGVLKDFFGRSQLSQFMDQTNPIAELTHKRRLSSLGPGGLNRDRAGFEVRDVHTSHYGRICPIETPEGPNIGLISSLSSFAKINEFGFIETPYRIVREGVVTDEIEYMTADQEEQCVIAQASAPLDEYHMFAEPICWARYKGEQFETDTKNVTHMDVSPKQLVSIVTGLIPFLEHDDANRALMGSNMQRQGVPLLKPTAPIVGTGLEARAARDSGAVLIAHEDGVVDYVDGLKIVISPDDNRLEKRTYLLKKFIRSNAGTCINQRPLCHVGDKIKAGDVIADGPATDKGEVALGRNVLVAFMPWFGYNYEDAIIISEKLLREDYYTSLYIEEFELTARDTKLGKEEITRDIPNVSEETLRNLNDDGIIRIGAEVKPGDTLVGKITPKSETELAPEERLLRAIFGDKASDVKDASLIAPPGTEGVVMDVKVFSRRDRLSKTDDELVEEASKLKDIQREYKSNQAQLRTEKHERVGALLLNETAPGNIVHRRTAEIIVDEGDLITQDLIEALEKESVEDLLMPENDIYTTLRQILHDYEIALQTVETQYKTQLEFMRKGDTDLDPGVIRQVKVYVASKRKLQVGDKMAGRHGNKGVVSKIVPEADMPFLSTGQTIEIILNPLGVPSRMNMGQLFETHLGIAAKHTGITVKSPVFEGFPEEKIWEMMKKAGLPEDGKFFLYDGCSGERFDNSVVVGYIYMLKLSHLVADKIHARAVGPYSLVTQQPLGGKAQMGGQRFGEMEVWAAEAYGAAHLLQEMLTVKSDDVAGRTRIYESIVKGENLLKSGTPESFNVLIKEMQGLGLNVYTEAVDDS from the coding sequence ATGTTGCAAAGGCCGCCACATCGCGAGAGTTTTAATGATAAGGAAGAAATTATCGATCTTCCAAATCTGATAGAAATTCAGATCAAATCATACAACCAATTTCTTCAAGCCGATAAATTTCCTGATGAAAGGGAAAATATTGGCTTACAAGAAGTTTTTACCGAAATTTTTCCAATTAAGTCTTATGACGAGAAAACTATTTTAGAATTTTTGTCATATAACCTAGGAGTGCCTAAGTATAATCCTGAAGAATGTATTCGCCGGGGAATTACTTATAATGTCACTTTGAAAGTAAAGTTTCGTCTAACAGATGAAACGGGAATTAAAGAAGAGGAAGTCTACATGGGAACAATTCCTGTGATGACTGATAAAGGAACATTTATTGTTAATGGTGCAGAGCGTGTTGTTGTTTCTCAACTTCATAGATCTCCAGGAATATGCTTTGAACAAGAACGCCATTCTCGTGGGAATGTAATCTACTCATTTCGTATCATCCCTTACCGAGGAAGCTGGCTTGAAGGAGCTTTCGATACAAATGACTTAATTCACATCTACATCGATCGTAAAAAACGACGCCGCAAAATCCTTGCGACAACTTTTATTCGTGCTTTAGGTTATTCTTCTAACAGTGATATTATTGAAGAATTTTTCACAACTCGTAAGTATAAAATTAAAAACGAGAAAGAGTTTGCTAAACTTGTTGGTAAAATTCTAGCTCAAGATGTTGTCGATGAAGAATCAGGACTGGTATTTGGTAAAGCTTCTGAAAAATTAACGACAGCTATGCTTAAACGTATTGTGGATGCTGGGATTGATGTCATTCGTATCGCAGAAGATGCTGATGAAACAAGCCCTGTTATTAAAATGCTTGCAAAAGATCCAACAGATTCTTACGAATCCGCTTTAAAAGATTTTTATCGTAAAATTCGTCCGGGTGAGCCAGCAACTTTATCTAATGCCCGTTCAGCAATTATGCGTCTCTTCTTTGATCCAAAGCGTTATAATCTCGGACGTGTTGGTCGTTACAAGCTCAACAGTAAATTAGGTTGTGAAATTAATGATGAGAAGTTACAGACGGTCACATTAGATAAAGAAGATGTGATTGGAGCTCTGAAATATTTGATCATGTTAAAAAGTGGTAGCGAAGAAGCCTCAATCGATGATATCGATCATTTGGGCAATCGTCGTGTTCGTTCCGTTGGAGAACTCATTCAAAATCAATGCCGCATTGGTTTGGCACGAATGGAGAAAATTATTCGGGAAAGAATGAATCTTTTTGACTTTTCATCAGATACATTAACTCCTGGTAAGATTGTCTCCGCAAAAGGGTTGTCAGGAGTTTTAAAAGATTTCTTTGGCCGTTCACAACTTTCACAATTTATGGATCAAACAAATCCAATTGCAGAGTTAACTCATAAACGAAGGCTTTCATCTCTTGGACCTGGTGGTTTAAATAGAGATCGTGCTGGATTTGAAGTGCGAGACGTTCATACAAGTCATTATGGACGTATTTGCCCAATCGAAACACCCGAAGGACCAAATATTGGTTTGATCTCTTCTCTTTCATCATTTGCTAAGATTAATGAATTTGGATTTATTGAAACACCTTATAGAATTGTTCGTGAGGGGGTTGTAACAGATGAGATCGAATACATGACAGCCGATCAAGAAGAACAGTGCGTGATTGCGCAGGCTTCTGCTCCGCTGGATGAATACCATATGTTTGCTGAACCCATCTGTTGGGCTCGTTATAAAGGTGAGCAATTTGAAACAGATACGAAAAATGTTACACATATGGACGTATCGCCGAAGCAGCTTGTTTCGATTGTTACCGGATTGATTCCATTCCTTGAGCACGACGATGCGAACCGTGCATTGATGGGATCAAACATGCAACGTCAGGGAGTTCCTCTTCTCAAACCTACTGCTCCAATTGTAGGTACTGGATTGGAAGCTAGGGCAGCACGTGACTCAGGAGCTGTTTTAATTGCCCATGAGGACGGAGTTGTTGATTATGTTGATGGTTTAAAAATTGTTATTTCTCCTGATGACAATCGTTTAGAAAAAAGAACTTATTTGCTTAAAAAGTTTATTCGTTCTAACGCAGGTACTTGTATCAATCAACGCCCTCTCTGCCATGTGGGTGATAAAATAAAAGCCGGAGATGTGATTGCAGATGGACCAGCAACAGATAAAGGGGAAGTGGCGCTTGGACGTAATGTCTTAGTTGCCTTCATGCCTTGGTTTGGTTACAACTATGAAGATGCGATCATCATTTCTGAAAAACTTCTTCGCGAAGATTATTATACTTCTCTCTACATTGAAGAATTTGAATTAACGGCGCGTGATACAAAACTTGGAAAAGAAGAAATTACACGCGATATTCCGAATGTATCAGAGGAAACATTAAGGAACTTAAATGACGATGGAATTATTCGTATCGGAGCAGAAGTAAAGCCTGGCGATACATTAGTTGGTAAAATTACCCCAAAATCCGAAACAGAATTAGCCCCAGAAGAGCGTTTACTACGCGCGATTTTTGGTGATAAAGCTTCTGATGTTAAAGATGCATCTTTGATTGCTCCTCCTGGAACAGAAGGGGTCGTTATGGATGTTAAAGTCTTTAGTAGAAGAGATAGGCTATCTAAGACTGATGATGAACTTGTTGAAGAAGCTTCAAAATTGAAAGATATTCAGCGTGAATATAAATCTAATCAAGCCCAGCTTCGTACTGAAAAACATGAACGAGTAGGAGCTCTTCTTCTGAATGAAACAGCTCCAGGTAATATTGTTCATCGTCGAACAGCGGAAATTATTGTCGATGAAGGAGATTTAATCACACAAGATCTCATTGAAGCTTTGGAAAAAGAGAGTGTAGAAGATTTATTGATGCCTGAAAATGACATCTATACAACGTTACGACAAATTTTACACGATTATGAAATTGCTCTGCAAACCGTGGAAACACAGTATAAAACTCAGTTAGAGTTTATGCGTAAAGGAGATACAGATTTAGATCCGGGTGTCATTCGTCAAGTCAAAGTCTACGTAGCTTCTAAGCGTAAGTTGCAAGTTGGTGATAAAATGGCTGGTCGCCATGGAAATAAAGGGGTCGTCTCCAAAATTGTTCCAGAAGCCGACATGCCATTCCTTTCAACTGGGCAGACAATTGAAATTATTCTTAATCCTTTGGGCGTACCTTCACGTATGAACATGGGACAGTTGTTTGAAACTCACTTAGGAATTGCTGCTAAGCATACGGGAATAACAGTAAAAAGCCCTGTATTTGAAGGTTTCCCAGAAGAGAAAATTTGGGAAATGATGAAAAAGGCGGGTCTTCCAGAAGATGGTAAGTTTTTCCTTTATGATGGGTGCTCTGGTGAGCGCTTTGATAATAGCGTTGTGGTAGGTTACATTTATATGTTGAAGTTGAGCCACTTAGTAGCTGATAAGATCCACGCTCGTGCAGTTGGGCCTTATTCACTTGTGACTCAGCAACCATTGGGTGGTAAAGCTCAAATGGGTGGTCAACGTTTTGGAGAGATGGAAGTTTGGGCAGCCGAGGCTTATGGAGCCGCTCATCTCTTACAAGAAATGCTAACTGTTAAATCTGACGATGTAGCTGGTCGTACACGTATTTATGAATCAATCGTGAAAGGGGAAAACCTGCTTAAATCAGGAACACCGGAATCTTTTAACGTATTGATTAAAGAAATGCAAGGGCTTGGCTTAAATGTCTATACAGAAGCCGTTGATGACTCTTGA
- the tuf gene encoding elongation factor Tu, with the protein MAKETFQRKKPHVNVGTIGHVDHGKTTLTAAITKVLAEAGGAKFRDYASIDNTPEEKARGITINSSHVEYETDARHYAHVDCPGHADYVKNMITGAAQMDGAILVVAATDGAMPQTREHILLARQMQVPAIVVFLNKVDMLGESDSELLDLVEMELHELLESKGYHNSPIIRGSALRALEGDPKYVESIKQLMKIVDEAVPTPQRETDKPFLMPVEDVFSISGRGTVATGRVERGVVKINDKLQLIGLGDTRDTVATGLEMFNKILEEARAGENVGILLRGLTKTDIERGMCLVAPGTCTPHTEFKGPVYVLTKEEGGRHKPFFSGYRPQLYFRTTDVTGTIELPAGVEMVMPGDNVEITVKLIAPIAMEKGMRFAIREGGRTIGAGTVSEILK; encoded by the coding sequence ATGGCTAAAGAAACTTTTCAGCGGAAGAAGCCACACGTCAACGTTGGAACGATTGGTCACGTCGACCACGGAAAAACCACGTTAACAGCCGCTATCACAAAGGTGCTCGCTGAAGCGGGTGGGGCGAAATTTAGAGATTATGCTTCTATTGATAATACGCCTGAGGAAAAAGCACGTGGTATCACTATTAACTCAAGCCACGTTGAATACGAAACAGATGCACGTCACTATGCACACGTAGATTGCCCAGGTCACGCCGACTATGTAAAGAACATGATTACCGGTGCTGCTCAGATGGATGGAGCAATCCTCGTTGTTGCTGCTACAGACGGAGCAATGCCTCAAACGCGCGAACACATTTTGTTAGCTCGCCAAATGCAAGTTCCTGCTATTGTTGTATTCCTCAACAAAGTGGACATGCTCGGTGAAAGCGATTCAGAACTTCTCGATCTCGTTGAGATGGAACTACATGAATTGCTCGAATCTAAAGGTTACCACAATTCTCCAATTATTCGCGGTTCAGCTTTACGTGCATTGGAAGGAGATCCAAAATACGTTGAAAGTATTAAACAATTGATGAAAATTGTTGATGAAGCTGTTCCAACACCTCAACGTGAGACAGATAAGCCTTTCTTAATGCCTGTTGAAGACGTCTTTTCTATTTCTGGTCGAGGTACTGTGGCGACAGGTCGTGTAGAGCGTGGTGTTGTTAAGATCAACGACAAATTGCAACTCATTGGTCTTGGAGACACACGGGATACAGTAGCCACTGGTCTTGAAATGTTTAATAAAATCTTGGAAGAAGCTCGCGCAGGAGAAAACGTTGGTATTCTGTTAAGAGGTTTAACTAAGACTGATATTGAGCGTGGAATGTGTCTCGTTGCTCCTGGAACTTGTACTCCGCATACAGAATTTAAAGGTCCAGTTTACGTATTAACAAAAGAAGAAGGTGGACGTCATAAACCATTTTTCTCAGGATATCGTCCTCAGTTATATTTCCGTACTACAGACGTAACTGGAACAATTGAGCTTCCAGCTGGTGTAGAAATGGTTATGCCTGGCGATAACGTAGAAATTACAGTGAAATTGATTGCTCCAATCGCGATGGAAAAAGGGATGCGTTTTGCGATTCGTGAAGGTGGTCGTACAATTGGTGCGGGAACCGTTTCCGAAATCCTTAAATAA
- the rplJ gene encoding 50S ribosomal protein L10: protein MREEKQLLKQEIIDKIQRYPAFVIMQYAGLTANQANDFRRQLGKIGGDVEVVRKRVLLKAAKDAGLELDVSSLNGHIGLVFLGEDPIEATKTVFKFSQEREKIIQVLGGRFDGQIYSGDDVEKLSKLPSKDEMRAQFLSTLEAPMAQTLAVVEALLASVAYCLDNKSKQGSEEPENSASEA, encoded by the coding sequence ATGAGAGAGGAAAAACAACTCCTTAAACAAGAGATTATTGATAAGATTCAGCGTTATCCTGCTTTTGTCATTATGCAATATGCTGGATTAACAGCTAACCAAGCAAATGATTTTCGTCGCCAACTGGGAAAAATTGGTGGTGATGTTGAAGTCGTGCGTAAACGCGTTTTGCTTAAAGCTGCTAAAGATGCTGGACTCGAACTAGACGTTTCTTCTTTAAATGGCCACATTGGTTTGGTGTTTTTAGGAGAAGATCCGATTGAAGCAACAAAAACAGTTTTTAAATTCAGTCAAGAGCGTGAAAAAATTATCCAAGTCCTCGGTGGACGTTTTGATGGACAGATTTATAGCGGTGATGATGTTGAAAAACTTTCGAAGTTGCCAAGCAAAGACGAAATGCGAGCTCAATTCCTCAGTACTCTGGAAGCTCCAATGGCTCAAACCTTGGCCGTTGTTGAAGCCCTCCTTGCAAGCGTTGCATACTGTTTGGATAATAAAAGCAAGCAAGGAAGCGAGGAACCAGAAAATAGCGCAAGTGAAGCCTAA
- the secE gene encoding preprotein translocase subunit SecE — protein sequence MEMKKTQVSPTVEKAVESSFTVKKARNFVADVKSEIYKINWTSRDELIVYTKIVVLATFLFGMSIYLLDLMIQGTLGGLNLLLRLISG from the coding sequence ATGGAAATGAAAAAAACGCAAGTATCGCCGACTGTGGAAAAAGCCGTAGAAAGCTCTTTTACGGTTAAAAAGGCACGTAATTTTGTCGCCGATGTAAAAAGTGAAATTTACAAAATTAACTGGACAAGTCGCGACGAGTTGATTGTTTATACAAAAATTGTTGTTTTAGCGACCTTTTTATTTGGAATGTCTATCTACTTATTAGATTTGATGATTCAAGGTACGCTCGGTGGATTAAATCTTTTGCTCCGCTTAATTAGTGGGTAA
- the infA gene encoding translation initiation factor IF-1, which produces MAKEDTIKIEGSVEELLPNMHFRVSLQNGLNVIAHLCGKMRMKNIRVLVGDVVTVEMSPYDLSKARIIFRQR; this is translated from the coding sequence ATGGCTAAAGAAGATACAATTAAGATTGAAGGAAGCGTCGAAGAATTGCTCCCTAATATGCATTTTCGAGTTTCTCTTCAAAATGGATTAAATGTGATCGCACATCTTTGTGGGAAAATGCGTATGAAAAACATACGTGTTCTAGTCGGAGATGTTGTTACTGTAGAGATGTCGCCTTATGACTTAAGCAAGGCAAGAATTATTTTTCGACAGCGCTAG
- the rplA gene encoding 50S ribosomal protein L1 translates to MGRPSKRIREIAKSLDAAKAYTIREAIDILKKCPPVKFDQTVEVSLKLGVDPRRSDQSVRGTVSLPNGTGKTMKILVFAKGDKVKEALEAGADYAGHDELLEKVNGGWTDFDAVVATPDMMREVGKLGKVLGPRGLMPTPKAGTVTTDIAKAIQELKAGKIEFKLDRHGVINNGVGKVSFESNKLEENIRAFLIAIQRAKPASAKGHYMRSLAISSTMGPGLKIDLRESDLAAKES, encoded by the coding sequence ATGGGTCGTCCAAGTAAAAGAATTCGGGAGATAGCTAAATCGCTGGATGCGGCGAAAGCATACACGATTAGAGAAGCTATCGATATTTTAAAGAAATGTCCTCCTGTCAAATTTGATCAGACAGTAGAAGTTTCTTTAAAACTCGGTGTTGACCCTCGTAGATCGGACCAAAGTGTTCGCGGAACTGTTTCATTACCGAATGGAACGGGTAAAACGATGAAAATTCTCGTTTTCGCGAAAGGTGACAAAGTTAAAGAAGCTTTGGAAGCGGGTGCCGATTACGCAGGTCATGATGAACTTCTAGAAAAAGTTAACGGGGGTTGGACAGATTTTGATGCTGTTGTTGCAACACCTGACATGATGCGAGAAGTGGGTAAGTTAGGTAAGGTTCTCGGACCACGGGGTTTAATGCCCACTCCAAAAGCAGGGACAGTGACAACAGATATTGCTAAAGCGATTCAAGAGCTTAAAGCAGGAAAAATTGAGTTTAAGCTAGATCGTCATGGTGTCATTAATAATGGAGTAGGAAAAGTTTCTTTTGAGTCTAATAAGCTTGAAGAAAATATTCGCGCGTTTTTGATTGCTATTCAGCGTGCTAAGCCTGCTTCTGCTAAAGGTCACTATATGAGATCGCTAGCCATTTCCTCTACAATGGGGCCTGGCCTTAAAATTGACCTACGCGAATCTGATTTAGCAGCTAAGGAGTCATAA
- the rplL gene encoding 50S ribosomal protein L7/L12 has protein sequence MSKKKTEELVDALSELTVLEMAELKTLLEDKWGVKAAAPVAVAAPAAGAPAAAVVESTDFQVTLTEAPADKKIGIIKVVREITGLGLKEAKDLVEAAPKELKPTAPKAEAEDIKKKIETAGGKVTLKGL, from the coding sequence GTGAGTAAGAAAAAAACAGAAGAACTAGTCGATGCACTAAGTGAATTGACCGTTTTGGAAATGGCTGAACTCAAGACTCTACTCGAAGATAAATGGGGTGTTAAAGCTGCAGCTCCTGTCGCAGTAGCAGCTCCTGCTGCTGGTGCTCCTGCTGCTGCCGTAGTTGAATCTACAGATTTCCAAGTCACTTTAACTGAAGCTCCAGCTGATAAGAAAATTGGAATCATTAAAGTTGTGCGTGAAATTACAGGTCTTGGTTTGAAAGAAGCAAAAGACTTAGTAGAAGCAGCACCTAAAGAATTGAAGCCTACAGCTCCAAAAGCAGAAGCTGAAGACATTAAAAAGAAAATTGAAACAGCTGGTGGAAAAGTCACTTTAAAAGGGCTTTAA